From the Lemur catta isolate mLemCat1 chromosome 1, mLemCat1.pri, whole genome shotgun sequence genome, the window gtgcttattggccacttaCAGATATTCTTAGGAGAAATATCTACTCATATTCTTTGACTATTTTCCTATtgggctatttgtctttttacCATAGAGATGtcaaagttctttatatattctgggtactaTACCCTTATCagagatatgatttgcaaatgttttctcccattcttttagctgtcttttttgctttcttgataatgtcctttgaagcaccacagtttttaattttgatgaagtccaatttctCCACTTTTAGTTTGGTTGCTTATGCTTTATGGCATCATACCTAAGAAACCACTGCCTAATTTGATGTCATGAATActtacacctatgttttcttctaagagttttataattttagctcttagtctttgatccattttgagttaatttttgtatatgatgtaaggtaagggtccaaattcattcttttgattGTGGACATcagttatcccagcaccatttattgaaaagactattctttctccattgaattgtcttgacaCTCTTGTCAAAGAACTGATCATaaatgcatgggtttatttctagactcttaATTATACTGCACTGCACTACAGCCAgtaccacactattttgattactgtagctttgaactaagttttgaaattggaatgTGTGAGTCctctaattttgctatttttcaagattgttttggcttttctgggccccttgcaattccatatgaattttagaggcagcctgtcaatttctgcaaagccAACTGGGATTTTTATATGAACtgtttgaatctgtagatcaatttggggagtagggacatcttaacaatattaagttcaTCTAATCAATGAACACAAACAGaggtctttccatttatttgggtATTCTTTTActgtttattagctctaatagttttttttggaattctttatataagatcatgtcatctgcagatagagatggttttacttcttcctttctaatctggttgtcttttgtttcttttttcttgcctaattaccTAGGCAGAACAAAGTTAAATAGAAGTCATGAGAGcagacatctttgtcttgttcctgatcttagggggaaagctttcagtctttcattaagtatgatgttagctgtaggtttttcatagatacCCTTTATCAGGATGAGGAAGtgtccttctatttctagtttattgaGGCTTTCTTAATGTGTTGAaatttatagaatgccttttcttcatctattgagacaATGATGCggcttttgttctttattctattaatatgtatattacattgaatgattttcatatgttgaaccaaccctgcattcctgggataaatcctacctggtcatggtatataatccatttttatatattgttaaattcagtttgctaattctgttgaggatttttacatctgtatttaTAGGGGATActaatctgtagttttcttttctttttcttttttttttttgagacagagtctcgctttgttgcccaggctagaatgagtaccgtggcgtcagcctagctcacagcaacctcagactcctcagcctaagtgatcctactgcctcagcctcccgagtaactgggactacaggcatgcgtcaccatgcccgactaattttttctatatagatttttagttggccgtataatttctatttttggtagagacagggtctcgctcttgctcaggctggtctcaaactcctgaccttgagcaatccacccgcctcggcctcccagagggctaggattacaggcatgagccaccacgcccggccatgtagttttcttttcttgtgattcTTTGTCTGATTAGTCCACCTTGGGTTTTGTactagctgttccctctgcctgaaatggtCTTTCTTTGATCTTGGCATAGCTGGTTCCTTACTGTCTTTCAGACCTCAATTTAAATGTCAgttcagagaggccttccccaTCCACCCAACCTAAAGTAACCTCTAGTTATTCTATCACATGatcctattttaattttcatcatggAACTTATCAcactgtttgatatttttcttatttatttgcttatttgttgttTGTCCTTTCATATCACCTGTATCTCTAGCACCTAGCACACTGCTTGACACATAACaggccttcaataaatattttgttgaatgaatgaatgaataatagcAGCTGTCATTTAATaagtacctactctgtgccagatgctgtaaaataaaaaagctttataTATATCAGCCCTAATCTTCTGATGAACAAACTAAAGCTCAGAGGTGAAATAACTTTCCCAAATCTACAAAGTTAGGAGGTAGCAGAAACAAGACGGAATCCAGCTCTGTCTGGTTCTAAAGTCTATGTTCCCAGATGCCATTCTGCTGTAGCAGAAAAAGTATAGGATTTGAAGTTAGATAGATTTCATTCAAAACCTGACTCTCTCATTAACCAACCATATGACCTTGATGAACACTCAATAATAATTCACTGAGTATCTACTTTGAGCCTCTCTTCAGCTTTAAAATGGCATGCTACGGATATCCAGGGGTAGTTCCCCATTTTACTCATCGTTAATAACAGAGGTGGTCCATTAAAAACTACACATTTGGTAGGCCTAGAGTTTAAATAACACAAGTGGCtatcaaaatgaaggaaaaaaaccccacaaatttgTCAAGGAACTGAGAATttaactcaaatattttaataagctaTTATATTACGACTTCATTTTGTACACCATATGTAGAAATCAATGATTTAAGaatttgattataaaaatttGACCAGAGACAGAAAGATACACTGGAAAAAAGCACTGGATTAGGAGTTAGAAGATTTAGGTTCATTATTTAGTGACTGGGCACCCCTCAGTTAGCCATCTCATTTTCATTCCCCTCacctatgaaataataaaacttggTTATGGGAAActacaaaatacatatatttgaaagtGCTTTGTGAATTCTGAGGCCTCTATAAAaacttaaagtttaaaataaatttcaggttTCCTAGGTTTAGTTTATGAGATCCattcctaaataaaaatattcagaaagcaAATTACACACAAAAATACCAATTAGGTAAAACTGCAACCTAACTTCCCAACTTACTATATCTCCAATGGCACGATAAAGTCTGAATATTTGCTCTGAAGTTTGTTCCTCCCATTTTATACAGCTGGTACCAGCAGAAATCTTAGGGGCTACAAGATAAAGCcaagaacaaaaatgaatgtCAAGTTCAATGTCCATGAATTGATAATTATTAATGCTGAATAACAGATACAAAAGAATTCATTATGATAGTCTCTCAACTTTTCTACATGttcaaaaatactaaaagaaaacatgggtgAACTTCTTTATAACCTGGGAGTAGAAAATGCCTTTCTAACTATGACTCAAAGTCCAGAAGCAATTAAAGATGGATAAATGAGacactacataaaaataaacttttctttttctttctttttttttagagacaaggttttgctctgtttcctggtTGGAGTAcaatggtacaatcatagctcactgcagtctcaaactcctgggctcaactgatcctcctgcctcagcctctggagtagctgggaccataggtgctCACCACTAGAGTCTCTCTATGTTACccaggttagtcttgaactcctggcctcaagcaatcctcccacttcagcctcccaaagtgctgggattacaggcatgagccactgtacctggccaaaaataaacattttttatacgTTGTAAGTtaaatcaaaaaacaaattacaaactGAAAGAATTTGCAATTTATATCATAGAGGACTAATTTCTCTATTATATAAAGTACTTCTAAaatctgagaagaaaaagaactgattaaaaaatgggcaaaaggccccagcgctgtggctcacatctgtaatcctagcactctgggaggccaaggcgggaggatcgctcgaggtcaggagtttgagaccagcctgagcaagagcgagaccccatctctactaaaaaatagaaagaaaatagctggacaactaaaaatacatagaaaaaattagccgggcacggtggcgcatgcctgtagtcccagctactcgggaggcttaggcaagaggattgcttgagcccaggagtttgaggttgctgtgagctaggctgatgccgaggcactctagaccgggcaacagagtgagactctgtctcaaaaaaaaaaaaacaccacaaaaaaCTATTCCAAGATACAATTTCTTATGTGTTATATTAGGAAGTAACATGTGCTTAAAGttattcatagcagtattatttgaaatagcaaaacaatggaaacaacccaaatacccatcaataagggatctgttgaataaattatgatatatccacACAGTGGGAACTAGGCcagcataaaaaagaaagaggaaaatctcTTCTCACTAATAGGAAGTGGTCTCCAAGATAtactgctaagtgaaaaaagaacaGTGTAGAAGAGTGTATATTTTATGCCAccttttgtgaaagaaaaaaggaaaaataacaatatgtGCGTGTTTGCTTATTTTGGCAAAATAACTGGAAGGCTAAATCAGAagctaataaaaatagctatagaGAGAGGAATATAAGATTGGAGGAGCTAGGGATAGCAGAAGGACTTCTCTGagtatatctttaaaattattttaacttttaaaccatgtaaatattttatgtattaaaaaaataaaatttaaatgttatagctcttttagaatttatcTAGCAGGTTTTCTGGTCAACACTGGAAGACACCCCCCCaccctgaaaaaaataaaataaaatttaatcttaaCGGAAAATATAGCAAtccctaagatcaagaacaaactgaaataaataaactcGACTATATATCAAACTAAGTAACAAaactacatgaaaaaaaattatctccagTAAATTCTGAACATAGTAATCTGACTATATACCTTTAGTAGGATAtatcttaaagagaaaaaaaactgcaaagaaatcttaaatcTTACTTGATAGTTCTACTATTAGCAGTATAATAATATTGAAACtattttatgataataaataaataggttaatattaaaaagataggtagtatgagaaaatataaagaaacccCCTAATGTTAAATTTGAATCATAAACAATATGAActtgagtatatttttaaaaatgtaatttctagtTTTGCCCATTAACAGCCTATTTTGGGACACACTGTTGTACTAGATGGTCTCTAAATATCAACCCCACTAAAAGGAACAAGGGCTCCctgaagaaatggctgattccaacACAGTCCAGAGAATTTATAAGGTGAGCCTGGCACATACTGTGGTAGAAAGCAAGGAAGCACTCAAAACCAGCAGGGCGTGGGGAGTGTCAAAAGGATGCAGGAATCCCCAACTTTACGGGGTTCCCACTGGCCAAACTTGGGACATTTGAGCAGCACAAAGTATTAGGACTATAATATactgtaaaatacaataaatgaaaatctatgagccaaatgatattaaaaagaatttatttgccACCATAATTGAAGGGGATTATGGTACCAAGTCCTTACTCTAAAAACTGACAATTAAAGAATTAAGCCTTTATCCCAATTTTAGGATGAACTAAAATTCATCCCCAATTAACGAGGAAAAACTCTTCTTTCCAGAACAATACTAACTATTAAATGCAAAAGGAAttgaaaaatcaccattttataatctctaatgaaataattcattCAGGCAAGGAATATCAATTTGTGCCAAAACCATTATGTGAAAGGTTGTTAGGGAACAGGATATTTGCACAGTGCCAAAGTACTACCTCACAGATTACCTGCTAATTGCCTGGCTAACTGAAGTGAGACCTACAAATTGGAGGGGGACAAAAGTAAGACTTGTCTGAGTATATCCTTTTAAATGGCTTTAATTTTTGAGTCAGGTATAcgttttacatattcaaaaaataaaattaaatcataaaaaaataaaaagaatccctaaaattaaaaacaaatggaggccaggcgaggtggctcacacctgtaatcctagcactctgggaggccgaggcgggtggatcgctcgaggtcaggagtttgagaccagcctgagcaagagcgagaccccatctctactaaaagaaatacaaagaaattagctggacaactaaaaatatatacataaaaaaattagccgggcatggtggcacatgcctgtagtcccagctactcgggagctgaggcaggaggatcgcttgagcccaggagtctgaggttgctgtgagctaggctgactccacggcactctagcctgggcaacagagtgagactctgtctcaacaaacaaacaaacaaacaaacaaacaaaaaaaccaaatggtAACAAATGTCACTGAAACACAGTATCATCTATGAAATACTCTTCCTAAAAACTTTTAGCCTGAATCTAGTCAAATCTTTAGAACTTctaatttataggaaatataagGGATAGAAAACATGTTAAACACactgaaaggaaacaaacaaatcagGTAACTGGCCTGGTCTCTTCAAAAAGTCAACGacatagaaaggaaaaatagcagAGGAATTCCTTTAGACTAAAGAGATATAATAACTAATTGCAACTGAATTCTAGTTTGAAAAATACAAcagctataaaatatatatttttagacaatTAGGAATATTTAAATACGGACTGGATATTGGATGCTATTAAggaattgttcatttttcttagtAAATGCATGCTAAAGTACTTAGAGATGAAAGGTCATGATTCATTCTTCCAAATGagtatgtaaaatttaaaatatatatactaaataAACACATAGAAAGAAAATACGGCCAAACATTAGTAATTGTTGACTTCGGGGTAAACCGATGTTCATTATACTAGTctttcaatttatctatttaatactttcaaaataaGAAGTCGGAGAAAAAATGTCCAATCCTTTATAAGGCTACATGCTAAGAGGGGGAACGAGAGCTTACCAAACATTCTTTGGAAAAGAACACACAACGGACACTCAATCTTTAGTTAAAATTAAGGGAAAAGTACAGTGAAGAAGTCAGAGTACTCAGATGCCGTCATAACAAACAAAACCTTCTGGAAGTTGTGAGAGGCTCTGCAAGCTTCACTCACCATATGTCGCCCCCTCCGTTGGCTGCTTCCTTCCATTGTTCAGACTTTCAGgcaaatttttcaaaactgaaatgagctgcagaaaaaaaaagagagtgatATATTCAGGAGGAACAGAAGAACAAAAGCAGAAACGTATTATAATTCAGTATCATGAAACGACCTAAAACTTTAGAAGAGGTGTGCAGCAGGGTAAGGTAGCAAACTGGCTTAAGTTGTGAGGATGTGTGTCCACTCGGTGGACTCTCAGTAGAGATGCCGCTCTCTGCAGAGTATGGGTCTTTGATTCACTTCCAGAGAATGCTGGGCTTTGCCCGGCTGTGCGAGCTTTTAGTATCAGTACAGCCTGTGCTCAGCTATCCACTCTCACTTCCCAGGAAGGAAAGCAGTGGAGCCTCACAGAAGGAGAACGTACTCTGGAGTTACATgctctgagttcaaatcccagttccactACCTGCTAGCTGTCTCATTGTGGAAGTTATTTGTCTGTGGCCTTCAATGTTGTCATCATCTGTGTAATGACTGACAGCTACAACTACCTCAAAGGTTTGGtgggaaggttaaaaaaaaaaatccatggggTATCTAGAAGAGTCTGGCACACAAGCCAATGCTGGCAGCCACTATTATGAGATCATTTCAGAGGTGAGTgcctaaaatagaaaatactatcAATATAGTTGGGAAAAAATTTCCCCTGTATAAAATTGACTAGCTTCATATGAAAAACATGAATTTAGTCACTAAACATTTACCTAACTCCTCCTCCATGCAGATTCAATGAGCTATACAAAGCCACAGGGAGGAAAGATCATCTATAGGTAGGTGCTCAGCAAAATCCCAGTGCCTATATTAATGGATGGAAATGACGGGAACTCAGGTATAGAAGTGGGAGAAAAGCTAAGAGTCACTTAGGAAGTTGCTATTAGTTCAGTCTGACAGGGGTGCAAGATATATATATGAGAGTGAGGAGAGTGAAATTGGGAAGAATAGTCTAAAGTTCTCACTATGAAATGTAGTGGACCATATAAGATCATCTGTTTCATTTGAAAGATTTTATTAAGTACCTATTCTGTGTAAATCCTCAAAGATCTATATGAGATCAGAAATGCCAGCCTCATTTTTAGGAAGCCAGAGAtagaaaccacttttttttttttacaaaagcttAAAATTACATGTCataaaattgttcttttcatCATAATTACTTAGGAAACCCACTAAATCAATCAAAAGCAGTACGATATTGGAGAAGTGTACCATGTTAGCACCCAGTCTTGACAACACTGCTTCTAATTCCTTTGAGGTGCTCTTGGGTGCCACAGGAATGGTTTCTTGTTTGAGAATTGGGCCTACATCAAATCTagcaaaaaatcaaaagcaaacagTAATATGATTACTATTTTTTAAGATCAATGTTTGTCTACATaccaaaaagataatttattgctGGTACTAATTTGTCTGTTAGCCATAAGCAAGGGAGATATGTCAGTTTGAAAGATGGGAGAGGAGGCCAGCCCAgtcaacatagcgagactctgtctcttaaaaaaaaaaaatatatatatatatatatgcacacacacacacaattgcaTATCAGGAATCTCACTGcaataacaaataattataacattagTAATAAATAGTATGAAAAATCTCTACTGGCATGTCAAAAGCataaggcaaagaatttattttccaAGGAAGCACGATTAGGAAATTCacaattctttctttctatatttccttCCTCAAAGGATAAGAGTTTTGCCTGGATTATCATCAttggtaattataaataaatgcaagtaTATTTCCATTCCCACAAGTCTTAACATTTTATATCAAGCTCTATAAACACTAGCAATAGCCTTTCATTAGAAATACgctttatttaaaacttttaactttGTCCTTCTGTTAATTCTATTTCTAACCTATGagctttaataaaatgtttattatggaaaattacAAACATTCACAAAAACAGAGTGAATAGCTAATGAATCATTGTATACATGTCACCCAGATTTTAGAATTATCAAAGTTTTTCTACTCTTGTTTCATCtactccctctctttttttctgaagtaagttaaagcaaatcccagatacCATGTTGTTCTTGTGCATctgtgaattattcttttctatagGGAAATTAGTTGGTAACAGGTAGAGGCTTAATAAACTCAAGTAATTTTAAATACTTGTTTCTAGATTGTAGgtatgatagaaaaaaaaatgtttaagacaattatattacACATTGATACACAATATATTCTTACTTTAGGTTCCAAAAGTTTTTTGACCAAGGCCAGCAGAACCAAGATTCAAAACAACTAACATACAAAAATCCATATCTTATTTACATAATGTCTGCTATAGAAATTCAggtgttggccgggcgcggtggctcacgcctgtaatcctagccctctaggaggccgaggtgggtggatcactcgaggtcaggagttcgagaccagcctgagcgagaccccgtctctactaaaaatagaaataaattatctggacaactaaaaatacatatatagaaaaaaaaattagccaggcatagtggcgcatgcctgtagtcccagctactccggaggctgatgCAGTagtattgcttaagcccaggagtttgaggttgctgtgagctaggctgacaccatggcacttactctagcccgggcaacaaagtgagactctgtctcaaaaaaaaaaaaaaaaaaaaagaaattcaggtgttaataatttatttcaattaacaaattaaaaatttcacaaGGACTTTAAAGAGACAATGCATAAATACCAAAAGATATATGATTCATgttaaaaaccagaaaaagcaGAAAGGATATAAAAGCAAAGGAAGCACTCTGGAGTCACAATTAGTGAGCACCATCCATGTGTCTTCCCCGTCCCCCCAAACAGATTGATACcaacatttaaaatgacaaaaatctgAAGCAAGGAAAATATGTTCTACCTTTTAGGTCTAATTTGCATAATTGTTACTCCAGTAACCGGGTCTCCGTGAAGCACTGTGTGGATTATAGGGGCTGGACCACGCCACCTCGGGAGGCAACTGGGATGGACATTCAATATGCCACTgaattagaaaatgcagaaattagCATGGCAGTGGGCTTTACCATTTAGTTACTACTACCTAAACTATTATGTTACTTTTCATTAGTAAACTTTCCCAGAAATTTTGACACTTAAATCTAGTCACTTAAAAAGAAGTAGTTAAATGTAAATTCATAAAAAAACCAATGAAATTAATTGAAAACAGATACAGAACAACTATTCATTGTTCCAAAGATGTTCTACAACAGGTCACGATGTCTGGGAGTTTTTAAGTAttaatcaaaatgtatttattattatatgagAACCACTCAAACCCTATTATGCATCTCACGAACagtttgaattatatttatagttgTCACATAACTATCCTCATTTAGTTTACATATAGAATACCTAAAATAAGCCTATTGAATCCCCATCAAATGATCCAGTCACCTTTCCTGTTTCTCCCAATATACCCTATCATCCACTGAtgagaaatttaaatactttactcatctgtaaagtatttaaatatatatttaaatgagggTGGATGAAAGCTCATAGAGAGTGATAAGGAGTTAAATACATTTTGACAATTCATGCCAcaaataaaatgttcttaaaaatactaaaaaaaacaTAGAGTTCAAATTATTACATTTAAGATACCAGGTCCACCGATAAAGACCAAGGTTTCTGTATTGtatttccttataaataaaaCTTACTAGGGAAATTTAAGAATAAGAGCCTCACTCAAAAGACGGCCAAATGAAGCCACTACTCCAACATCAAATTCTCCAGACCCCACATCTGGCCACTCGTACACGGGGAGCTGAGACTGCACAGCATATTGCTTCACTGGCAGTCcttttggggaaggggaaggcacTGTGACCACCTCCAATCTGTCGATTAACTCTTCTTCCTTGTTTT encodes:
- the MTFMT gene encoding methionyl-tRNA formyltransferase, mitochondrial isoform X1, whose translation is MRVLVRRCWGPRLVGGAVDRRPSPQWRPLAGLGGSAGGKDGRDARVREKPPWRVLFFGTDHFAREALRALHVARENKEEELIDRLEVVTVPSPSPKGLPVKQYAVQSQLPVYEWPDVGSGEFDVGVVASFGRLLSEALILKFPYGILNVHPSCLPRWRGPAPIIHTVLHGDPVTGVTIMQIRPKRFDVGPILKQETIPVAPKSTSKELEAVLSRLGANMLISVLKNLPESLNNGRKQPTEGATYAPKISAGTSCIKWEEQTSEQIFRLYRAIGDIIPLQTLWMENTIKLLDLVEVNSPVLADPMLTGQAVIPGSIIYHKQSQILLVYCKDGWIGVRSVMLKKTLTATDFYNGYLHPWYQKNCQAQPSQCRFQTLRLPSKKKQEKEIVAMQQCIK